One Ignavibacteriota bacterium DNA segment encodes these proteins:
- the nrfD gene encoding polysulfide reductase NrfD, with amino-acid sequence MLTIGLVCFGISFWYGLGMWGVNQPISWGFDIVNFVFWVGIGHAGTLISAILFLLRQRWRNGIARFAEAMTIFAVMCAAIFPLLHTGRPWLPLYLSPYPNQHALWVNFTSPLLWDVFAVSTYFTVSAVFWYLGLVPDFATLRDRTTQPVKKVIYSICSLGWRHSSRHWHHFERAYLILAGFATPLVLSVHTIVSFDFAVSVIPGWHTTIFPPYFVAGAVFSGFAMVQNSLIVVRHLFNLKHLITLDTLEKMNKVMILTGSMVGYAYGMEFFIAWYSGSQFETFVFINRALGPYAWAYWTMISCNVIFPQLFWSKRIRRSIPAMFVIAVFVNVGMWFERFVIIVTSLSRDYLPSSWGHYTPSLVDIGIFIGSLGLFFTLILLFVRVLPVISLAEIKAVVPGAQPEHHS; translated from the coding sequence ATGCTCACGATCGGTCTTGTCTGTTTCGGGATCAGCTTCTGGTACGGCCTGGGTATGTGGGGCGTGAATCAGCCGATCTCCTGGGGCTTCGATATCGTGAACTTCGTGTTCTGGGTCGGTATCGGGCACGCCGGCACGCTGATCTCCGCCATCCTTTTCCTTCTCCGTCAGCGGTGGAGAAACGGTATCGCCCGCTTCGCAGAGGCCATGACGATCTTCGCCGTCATGTGCGCGGCGATCTTTCCGTTGCTGCACACCGGGCGGCCCTGGCTGCCATTGTACCTGTCCCCGTATCCGAATCAGCACGCGCTGTGGGTGAACTTCACGTCCCCGCTGCTGTGGGATGTGTTCGCGGTGTCGACATATTTCACCGTCTCCGCGGTCTTCTGGTATCTTGGCCTGGTACCGGATTTCGCGACGCTCCGGGATCGTACGACCCAGCCGGTGAAGAAGGTGATCTATTCGATCTGCAGCCTCGGATGGCGCCATTCCAGCCGCCACTGGCATCACTTCGAGCGCGCGTATCTGATCCTTGCCGGTTTCGCTACACCGCTTGTGCTCTCGGTGCACACCATTGTGAGTTTTGACTTCGCGGTCTCCGTCATTCCGGGATGGCACACGACGATCTTCCCACCGTACTTCGTGGCAGGCGCCGTGTTCTCCGGCTTCGCGATGGTGCAGAATTCGCTCATTGTCGTGCGACACCTCTTCAACCTGAAGCATCTCATCACTCTGGATACGCTCGAGAAGATGAATAAGGTCATGATCCTGACCGGGAGCATGGTGGGGTATGCGTACGGGATGGAGTTCTTCATCGCGTGGTACAGTGGGAGCCAGTTCGAGACGTTCGTGTTCATCAACCGTGCCCTCGGGCCGTATGCCTGGGCGTACTGGACCATGATCTCCTGCAACGTGATCTTCCCGCAGCTGTTCTGGTCGAAACGGATCCGCCGCTCGATCCCCGCGATGTTCGTCATCGCGGTCTTCGTCAACGTCGGCATGTGGTTCGAGCGGTTCGTGATCATCGTGACGTCGCTGTCGCGCGACTACTTGCCGTCCAGCTGGGGCCACTACACCCCGAGCCTCGTCGACATCGGGATCTTCATCGGCAGTCTCGGCCTGTTCTTCACCCTGATCCTGCTCTTCGTCCGTGTCCTGCCGGTGATCTCGCTTGCGGAGATCAAAGCGGTAGTGCCGGGTGCGCAGCCGGAACACCACTCGTAA
- a CDS encoding quinol:cytochrome C oxidoreductase, with amino-acid sequence MGLLSAGVLLVIAAFILQPVRASFDAVILYLFMVGIGVGAIFLVALEHITGAVWSVPMRRIPEFLSGIAPFLVLLVLPLFLHLHDLFHWTHEEAVQADAVLSGKSAYLNVQFFSLRTAAFLAIWIIFGMLFVRNSTKQDVTREASLTRSSVRLAAAFLPLFAITLTFTAFDWAMSLEAHWFSTIYGVYYFSGTVLAALAATTLIVVWMHESGHLPGLRRDHFYSLGALMFGFVNFWAYIAFSQFLLIWYANLPEETYWFMARWENGWQVVSVLLIIVQFAVPYIVLLPQEAKMDLRRLKFMAIWLLAARLIDLFWLVMPSHSPNLSLSWTEIGFPLVGIGIVMLLISWKSKRYNLVPIGDPKLQRGLDFHL; translated from the coding sequence ATGGGGCTGTTGTCCGCGGGCGTCCTGCTCGTGATCGCCGCGTTCATCCTTCAGCCGGTTCGCGCATCCTTCGATGCAGTGATCCTCTATCTGTTCATGGTCGGTATCGGCGTCGGCGCCATCTTCCTTGTCGCGCTCGAGCACATCACCGGTGCGGTGTGGAGCGTGCCGATGCGCCGCATCCCGGAATTCCTCTCGGGCATCGCTCCGTTCCTCGTTCTGCTCGTCCTGCCGCTCTTTCTGCATCTGCACGACCTGTTCCACTGGACGCATGAAGAGGCGGTGCAGGCGGATGCCGTGCTCTCCGGGAAATCCGCATATCTGAATGTGCAGTTCTTTTCGCTCCGGACCGCGGCGTTCCTCGCGATATGGATCATCTTCGGCATGCTCTTCGTCCGGAATTCAACGAAGCAGGATGTGACCCGCGAGGCCTCGTTGACGCGCTCCAGCGTCCGCCTCGCAGCGGCGTTCCTGCCCCTGTTCGCGATCACACTGACCTTCACGGCCTTCGACTGGGCCATGAGCCTTGAAGCTCATTGGTTCTCCACGATCTACGGCGTCTACTATTTCTCAGGGACGGTCCTCGCCGCACTTGCAGCCACCACGCTCATCGTCGTATGGATGCATGAGAGCGGGCATCTGCCGGGACTTCGCCGGGACCATTTCTACAGTCTTGGCGCGCTCATGTTCGGCTTCGTGAATTTCTGGGCGTACATCGCGTTCAGCCAGTTCCTCCTCATCTGGTATGCGAATCTGCCGGAAGAAACGTACTGGTTCATGGCGCGCTGGGAGAACGGATGGCAGGTCGTCTCCGTCCTCCTCATCATCGTTCAGTTCGCGGTCCCGTATATCGTGCTCTTGCCCCAGGAGGCGAAGATGGACCTGCGCCGCCTGAAGTTCATGGCCATCTGGCTGTTGGCCGCGCGGCTCATCGATCTGTTCTGGCTTGTCATGCCGTCGCACAGCCCGAACCTTTCGCTGAGCTGGACCGAGATCGGGTTCCCGCTCGTCGGCATCGGTATCGTCATGCTCCTCATATCCTGGAAGAGCAAACGCTATAACCTTGTCCCGATCGGTGATCCGAAGCTGCAACGGGGCCTGGATTTCCACCTGTAA
- a CDS encoding cytochrome c encodes MDQRSDLKPEMDFRDMLRSPRKLFGYTYVYVLTVLVIIGILYVNRLDAIGRSTIVPVALKDSSAFVLEIPFQSPRVLPPVDVKLAVVPNDSVLAHGREVYRTACASCHGETGLGDGAAGLVLNPRPRNFHTANGWTNGARISDIYRTLQEGIVKNGMASYGYLPPADRFALIHLIRSFHPAPPVDSEADIANLETVYQLSKGTTIPAQVPIVNAMKSMVGEHVQAQNTIARALERFEASSDPGAMLFLRSAKNPTRVLQAIHARADRFAALDDFVRIVSYDPIDLGFHASVSRLSRENWVLLHRTLTGVGL; translated from the coding sequence ATGGACCAGAGGTCGGATCTGAAACCTGAAATGGACTTCCGCGATATGCTGCGGAGCCCGCGCAAGCTGTTCGGCTACACGTACGTCTACGTCCTGACGGTGCTTGTCATCATCGGGATCCTGTATGTGAACCGGCTGGATGCCATCGGACGCAGTACGATCGTGCCGGTGGCTCTCAAAGACTCCTCGGCGTTCGTTCTGGAGATCCCGTTCCAGTCGCCACGCGTATTGCCGCCGGTGGATGTGAAGCTCGCGGTCGTGCCGAATGATTCCGTCCTGGCACATGGGCGCGAGGTGTACCGCACGGCATGCGCATCGTGCCATGGCGAGACCGGACTTGGTGACGGGGCGGCCGGACTCGTGCTGAACCCGCGGCCACGGAACTTCCATACCGCCAACGGATGGACGAACGGCGCACGCATCAGTGACATCTATCGCACGCTGCAGGAGGGGATCGTCAAGAACGGGATGGCGTCGTATGGGTATCTGCCCCCGGCCGACCGTTTCGCGCTCATCCACCTGATACGGTCGTTCCATCCGGCGCCTCCGGTGGACAGTGAAGCGGATATCGCGAACCTTGAGACCGTGTATCAGTTGTCGAAGGGTACAACGATCCCTGCCCAGGTGCCGATCGTGAACGCGATGAAGTCCATGGTCGGGGAGCACGTTCAGGCCCAGAACACGATCGCGCGCGCCCTCGAGCGGTTCGAGGCAAGCTCGGATCCCGGGGCAATGCTGTTCCTTCGCTCGGCGAAGAACCCGACGCGTGTCCTGCAGGCGATCCACGCCAGGGCAGATCGCTTTGCCGCCTTGGATGACTTCGTCCGCATCGTGAGTTACGATCCCATCGACCTTGGCTTCCATGCGTCCGTCTCCCGGCTCTCACGTGAGAACTGGGTGCTTCTGCACCGGACACTGACAGGAGTGGGGCTGTGA
- a CDS encoding SCO family protein: MTMKTSVLLLLAVLSGVLSATARAQDQASPAHPPIGIVEKLGNTVPLGATLYDEKGYPVQLRDIVNKPTVLTFVYYRCPGICSPLLTELARTVDKMDLEIGRDYQIVTVSFDHREKPPLAGEKKASYLAALKRPIDPAGWRWFTADSATIMQLTDAAGFYFRAEGNDYAHAGALIIVSPEGKVTRYINGIQYLPFDVKMAVMEAAEGRTGPTIAKLIKYCYRYDPDAQSYTMNITRVGGLLVVALVAVFVVVFIVRPKKRTGER; the protein is encoded by the coding sequence GTGACCATGAAGACCTCCGTCCTTCTCCTTCTTGCTGTTCTGTCGGGCGTGCTTTCTGCCACGGCACGTGCACAGGATCAGGCATCGCCAGCACACCCGCCGATCGGCATCGTGGAGAAACTCGGCAACACGGTGCCGCTGGGCGCGACGCTGTATGACGAGAAAGGATATCCCGTCCAACTGCGGGATATCGTGAACAAGCCTACCGTCCTCACGTTCGTGTACTATCGCTGTCCGGGGATCTGCAGCCCCTTGCTGACCGAGCTTGCGAGGACGGTGGATAAGATGGACCTGGAGATCGGGCGGGATTATCAGATCGTGACCGTGAGTTTTGACCATCGGGAGAAACCCCCGCTGGCCGGCGAGAAGAAGGCGAGCTATCTGGCGGCATTGAAGAGGCCGATCGATCCTGCAGGCTGGCGCTGGTTCACGGCGGACAGTGCGACGATCATGCAGCTCACCGATGCTGCGGGATTCTACTTCCGTGCGGAAGGGAACGATTACGCTCATGCCGGTGCGTTGATCATCGTCTCCCCGGAAGGGAAGGTGACGCGGTACATCAACGGGATCCAGTATCTGCCGTTCGATGTGAAAATGGCGGTGATGGAGGCCGCGGAGGGCCGCACCGGTCCGACGATCGCAAAGTTGATCAAATATTGTTACCGGTACGACCCGGATGCACAGTCGTACACGATGAACATCACCCGCGTCGGTGGCCTGCTGGTGGTCGCGCTCGTCGCAGTGTTCGTCGTGGTCTTCATCGTGAGGCCGAAGAAACGGACAGGCGAAAGGTGA
- a CDS encoding cytochrome c oxidase subunit 3 family protein: MPPSAAASTHAHRDDTGSRMGMWLFLFTELILFGGLFIVYAVYRFTHAEAFHLAAAELDTFVGTVNTLILLTSSLTVAMSITAVQEGKKAFALALLGMTILMGLAFLVNKYFEWGHKFEVGLSPGAPELLAQPQGVILYFGLYFVMTGLHALHVVIGLGVLVYVFEAIRRGTINAGSYVRLESGALYWHLVDIIWIFLFPLFYLLH; encoded by the coding sequence ATGCCCCCATCCGCCGCAGCATCCACGCACGCCCACCGCGACGATACCGGTTCGCGCATGGGTATGTGGTTGTTCCTGTTCACCGAACTGATCCTGTTCGGCGGTCTCTTCATCGTGTACGCTGTCTACCGGTTCACCCACGCCGAGGCATTCCACCTCGCGGCTGCGGAACTGGACACGTTCGTGGGGACGGTGAACACGCTGATCCTTCTCACGAGCAGCCTGACCGTGGCGATGTCGATCACCGCCGTCCAGGAAGGGAAGAAGGCGTTCGCACTTGCCCTTCTCGGGATGACGATCCTCATGGGCCTCGCCTTCCTGGTGAACAAGTACTTTGAATGGGGACACAAGTTCGAGGTCGGACTCTCTCCGGGGGCGCCGGAACTCCTCGCCCAGCCCCAGGGAGTGATCCTGTATTTCGGCCTCTATTTCGTCATGACGGGACTGCATGCGCTGCACGTGGTCATCGGCCTCGGCGTCCTGGTGTATGTCTTTGAAGCGATCCGGCGCGGAACGATCAACGCCGGCTCGTATGTCCGCCTGGAATCGGGAGCACTCTACTGGCACCTGGTGGACATCATCTGGATCTTCCTGTTCCCCTTGTTCTATCTGTTGCACTGA
- a CDS encoding cytochrome C oxidase subunit IV family protein, which produces MSHTEHSAHAQGQHVVSYSRYVVIWFGLVALTALTVAMAGIELGRWVIITALVIASIKSVLVLNIFMHLRFEDRVFRLFTVVAFVTFLIFIVMTFFDYAFH; this is translated from the coding sequence ATGAGCCACACGGAACATTCTGCACACGCACAGGGACAGCACGTGGTATCCTACAGCCGGTATGTCGTGATCTGGTTCGGGCTCGTTGCACTCACGGCCCTCACCGTTGCGATGGCCGGCATCGAACTCGGACGCTGGGTGATCATCACGGCACTCGTCATCGCCAGCATCAAGAGCGTCCTCGTGCTGAACATCTTCATGCACCTGCGGTTCGAGGACCGCGTCTTCCGCCTGTTCACGGTGGTCGCCTTCGTGACGTTCCTCATCTTCATCGTCATGACATTCTTTGACTACGCATTCCACTGA
- the coxB gene encoding cytochrome c oxidase subunit II, whose protein sequence is MFTGSSPFADYVDATFLMIVGISSLVLLGLVVAMIYFLFRYSRKRNPHPTNIEGNVPLEVAWTVIPLILFMGMFYMGWEGYSRMSAVPDNAVPIHVTARMWTWTFEYPNGLQTDTLFVPVKVPIKLSLSSMDVNHSMYIPAFRIKKDVIPNRTNVMWFSTPEPKSYDVACAEYCGLRHAYMYTKVVAMTPESFDQWYRERSAKASKTYAPLQAAAPAR, encoded by the coding sequence ATGTTCACTGGTTCATCACCGTTCGCAGATTATGTCGATGCCACGTTCCTCATGATCGTGGGGATCTCCTCGCTGGTGCTCCTCGGTCTGGTCGTGGCAATGATCTATTTCCTGTTCCGGTACAGCCGGAAACGGAATCCGCATCCGACCAACATCGAGGGGAACGTCCCGCTGGAGGTGGCCTGGACGGTCATTCCGCTGATCCTGTTCATGGGCATGTTCTACATGGGATGGGAAGGGTATAGCCGGATGAGTGCGGTCCCGGACAACGCGGTCCCGATCCATGTGACGGCACGGATGTGGACATGGACGTTCGAGTATCCGAACGGGCTTCAGACCGATACCCTGTTCGTTCCGGTCAAGGTGCCGATCAAGCTCTCCCTCTCATCGATGGACGTGAATCATTCAATGTATATCCCTGCGTTCCGCATCAAGAAGGATGTGATCCCGAACCGCACGAACGTGATGTGGTTCAGCACGCCGGAACCGAAGTCCTATGACGTCGCATGTGCGGAATATTGCGGCCTCCGGCATGCGTACATGTATACGAAGGTCGTGGCGATGACACCGGAATCCTTCGACCAGTGGTACCGCGAACGGTCCGCGAAGGCTTCAAAGACCTATGCGCCGCTGCAAGCTGCTGCACCGGCACGGTGA
- the cyoE gene encoding protoheme IX farnesyltransferase, protein MALALVAAGTLFVGSVAVALNQYLERDFDALMQRTRKRPLPSGAISPRKGLVFGCLLAVLGVALLAGTTLLAAGLAMLTLGSYVLVYTPMKRTSHFATAVGGLPGAIPPVIGWTAVTGTFAPQAYVLFLVVFLWQMPHFLALGWMYRKDYAAGGYRLLPSLDTTGEVTARIIMVYIWALLPASVLPFILGMAGPVFLVLVSAAWLAFMVPAYQHSRQISDANARKVFRSSLIYIPAFFLSIGIDRAISL, encoded by the coding sequence ATAGCTCTGGCGCTCGTTGCGGCAGGCACCCTGTTCGTAGGCAGCGTCGCCGTGGCGCTGAACCAGTACCTGGAACGCGACTTTGACGCCCTCATGCAGCGTACCCGGAAACGGCCGCTGCCATCCGGGGCGATCTCTCCCCGCAAGGGCCTGGTCTTTGGCTGCCTCCTGGCGGTTCTCGGCGTGGCCCTGCTCGCAGGCACGACCCTCCTTGCTGCAGGGCTCGCCATGCTGACTCTTGGAAGCTATGTTCTGGTGTACACCCCCATGAAACGCACCTCGCACTTCGCAACGGCCGTCGGTGGCTTGCCGGGGGCGATCCCCCCGGTGATCGGGTGGACGGCCGTGACCGGAACATTTGCGCCACAGGCGTATGTCCTCTTCCTCGTGGTATTCCTCTGGCAAATGCCGCACTTCCTCGCGCTTGGCTGGATGTACAGGAAGGATTATGCGGCGGGGGGGTACAGGCTGCTGCCTTCGCTGGACACGACCGGCGAGGTGACCGCGAGGATCATAATGGTGTATATCTGGGCACTCCTCCCTGCGTCCGTGCTCCCGTTCATCCTCGGGATGGCCGGACCGGTCTTTCTCGTACTCGTAAGTGCCGCCTGGCTGGCATTCATGGTCCCCGCCTATCAGCATTCAAGACAGATCAGCGATGCCAATGCACGAAAGGTGTTCCGTTCTTCGCTGATCTACATCCCTGCTTTCTTCCTTTCGATCGGCATAGACCGGGCGATAAGCCTCTAA
- a CDS encoding purine-nucleoside phosphorylase, which produces MSDSANIDQAVAFLRKRVTSCPDLAIVLGSGLGGFADALQDPLTIPAHDIPHYPRSTVEGHKGELVWGRLGEKHVLAVRGRVHFYESGSLETVLFPIRTLAALGTKTLVITNAAGGVNRTFVPGDLMVISDQLNLTGMGLPAGAPRDRSTADYYVPTLRKLALATAERLGIRVVTGSYAGVKGPSYETAAEVEMVHRLGGDAVGMSTVMETAMAVAHGMDVLGISCITNKATGTSSAKLDHAEVTEVANRVKENFALLLREIIVNI; this is translated from the coding sequence ATGAGCGACTCCGCGAACATCGATCAGGCCGTGGCATTCCTCCGGAAGCGTGTCACGTCATGCCCGGACCTCGCTATCGTGCTCGGATCTGGCCTCGGCGGTTTCGCCGATGCGCTCCAGGACCCGCTCACGATCCCCGCACACGACATCCCCCACTACCCTCGTTCAACGGTCGAAGGGCACAAGGGCGAGCTCGTTTGGGGAAGACTTGGCGAGAAGCACGTCCTGGCCGTCCGTGGCCGCGTCCACTTCTATGAATCAGGCTCCCTCGAGACCGTGCTTTTCCCCATACGCACGCTTGCAGCCCTGGGCACAAAGACCCTGGTGATCACGAATGCTGCGGGGGGCGTGAACCGGACGTTCGTTCCCGGTGACCTGATGGTCATCTCCGACCAACTCAATCTGACCGGCATGGGACTTCCCGCGGGTGCTCCGCGGGACCGGAGCACTGCCGACTATTACGTGCCCACGTTGCGAAAACTTGCGCTCGCCACCGCCGAGCGCCTCGGGATACGTGTTGTCACAGGGTCTTATGCAGGGGTGAAGGGCCCTTCGTACGAGACGGCGGCCGAAGTAGAGATGGTTCATCGCCTCGGTGGCGACGCCGTAGGGATGTCAACGGTGATGGAGACGGCCATGGCCGTTGCACACGGCATGGATGTTCTGGGGATCTCATGCATCACGAATAAGGCAACCGGCACCAGTTCGGCCAAACTGGACCACGCCGAAGTCACAGAAGTGGCTAACCGCGTCAAAGAGAACTTCGCTCTCCTCCTCCGCGAGATCATCGTCAATATCTGA
- a CDS encoding thymidine kinase, translating to MTIPTLHDSPRTTGWIEVIAGCMFSGKTEELIRRLRRAQIARQQVAIFKPEIDTRYSNDHIVSHSDVKFPSTMVGRASEILPLAQDAHVVGIDEAQFFDMTLIDVVEQLANDGKRVIIAGLDQDYRGKPFEPIPQLLAVAEYITKTLAICVVCGNPADRTQRITLASERVLVGAKDAYEARCRRCFQPPPAGS from the coding sequence ATGACCATTCCAACGCTTCATGATTCCCCCCGTACCACCGGCTGGATCGAGGTGATCGCAGGCTGCATGTTCAGCGGCAAAACAGAAGAGCTGATCAGACGCCTGCGCCGCGCGCAGATCGCCCGGCAACAGGTTGCCATCTTCAAGCCTGAGATCGACACCCGGTACAGCAACGACCACATCGTTTCACATAGTGACGTGAAGTTCCCTTCGACGATGGTGGGACGCGCTTCCGAGATACTCCCGCTGGCACAGGATGCTCACGTCGTAGGCATCGACGAAGCCCAGTTCTTCGATATGACGCTCATCGATGTCGTGGAACAGCTCGCGAACGACGGCAAACGCGTGATCATCGCGGGACTGGACCAGGACTATCGGGGAAAGCCCTTCGAACCGATCCCCCAGCTCCTCGCCGTAGCGGAGTACATCACGAAGACGCTTGCGATCTGTGTCGTTTGCGGGAATCCTGCAGACCGCACCCAGCGTATCACCCTTGCGAGTGAGCGCGTGCTTGTGGGCGCCAAGGATGCGTATGAAGCCCGCTGCCGTCGCTGCTTCCAACCTCCGCCGGCTGGAAGTTGA
- the cdd gene encoding cytidine deaminase — MDHKTLVSRARAAKKFSHSPYSRFRVGAAVLTASGKIYTGCNIENSSYGLTVCAERTALFKAVSEGETSFTAIAITSDEKTATPPCGACRQVIMDLAGDIDVILTTSNGKYMTLKATELLPYPFGGKNLKNVRRSRR; from the coding sequence ATGGACCACAAAACCCTGGTGTCCCGCGCGCGGGCAGCGAAGAAATTCTCGCATTCCCCGTATTCCCGGTTCCGGGTCGGTGCAGCAGTTCTGACAGCCAGCGGCAAGATCTACACTGGCTGCAATATTGAGAACAGTTCGTACGGCTTGACGGTATGCGCCGAACGGACCGCCCTGTTCAAGGCGGTCTCGGAAGGCGAGACCTCATTCACCGCCATTGCGATCACCTCGGATGAGAAAACGGCAACGCCGCCCTGCGGCGCGTGCAGGCAGGTGATCATGGATCTTGCCGGTGACATCGACGTCATTCTGACGACGAGTAACGGCAAGTACATGACCTTGAAGGCAACCGAGCTACTCCCCTACCCGTTCGGAGGCAAAAACCTCAAGAATGTCCGACGCTCACGACGATGA
- a CDS encoding metallophosphoesterase: MPIRVIVAVILISLQAYLLRRFWRWAGTRSGLLRRSQIPGLALFVLFNGALIVTAFTGFRSVHVSGAFLYWGVYPFLLWHFATFIIALVLLVFHILKLPLKGLWAGARLIPALRPHAHALSSNPAVQRFDAGRRVFLRRGVYGLTAASFGGAAYGMLVERSECEVTEHIVRIPGLPPEFSGYSIGLVTDVHSSLYMTEADMRRYVKVLNGMGTDMILVGGDLVNGMGDEIDPFAEAFSALRAPDGIFGVLGNHDFYTREADRVASTATEGGVHILRDESRVIHRGGSSLTLLGIDDTGTGPLTVQRIRRAAAHAAASGPRILLCHRPYFFREAAAEGVDLMLSGHTHGGQVVLGEVAGIAFTPAALASPYLAGPYQEGAARMYVSRGIGTVGVPMRINCPPELTRIVLKPA; the protein is encoded by the coding sequence ATGCCCATACGTGTGATCGTTGCTGTAATTCTGATCTCCCTGCAAGCCTATCTGTTGCGCCGCTTCTGGAGGTGGGCTGGAACGCGGTCCGGCCTCTTGCGCCGGTCTCAGATCCCCGGGCTCGCCCTGTTCGTCCTGTTCAACGGCGCCCTGATCGTGACAGCATTCACCGGCTTCCGAAGCGTCCACGTTTCGGGCGCATTTCTGTATTGGGGTGTCTACCCCTTTCTCCTCTGGCACTTTGCGACATTCATCATCGCACTCGTCTTGCTGGTGTTCCATATCCTCAAGCTTCCCTTGAAGGGGCTCTGGGCTGGAGCCAGACTGATCCCCGCATTACGGCCGCACGCTCATGCACTATCGAGCAATCCTGCCGTTCAGCGCTTCGACGCCGGTCGACGGGTGTTCCTGCGTCGCGGAGTGTACGGGCTGACCGCGGCATCGTTCGGGGGGGCCGCGTACGGCATGCTCGTCGAGCGGTCGGAATGCGAGGTCACGGAGCATATCGTCCGTATCCCGGGCTTGCCCCCTGAATTCTCAGGATACTCGATCGGCCTTGTCACCGATGTGCATTCCAGCCTCTACATGACGGAGGCCGATATGCGTAGGTATGTGAAGGTCCTGAATGGCATGGGAACCGACATGATCCTGGTCGGAGGCGATCTCGTGAATGGGATGGGTGATGAGATCGATCCCTTCGCGGAGGCCTTCAGTGCCTTGCGTGCTCCCGATGGCATCTTTGGCGTGCTGGGCAACCATGATTTCTACACGAGAGAAGCAGATCGTGTTGCCAGCACCGCGACCGAAGGAGGCGTGCATATCCTCCGGGATGAGTCGCGCGTCATCCACCGGGGAGGCTCATCCCTGACCTTGCTCGGGATCGACGATACCGGCACGGGGCCCCTCACTGTCCAGCGGATCCGGCGGGCTGCAGCACATGCAGCCGCATCTGGACCGCGTATCCTTCTCTGCCACCGCCCGTATTTCTTCCGGGAGGCTGCGGCTGAGGGCGTCGACCTCATGCTGAGCGGACACACCCATGGTGGGCAGGTCGTCCTTGGCGAAGTGGCTGGCATCGCGTTCACGCCGGCGGCACTCGCCTCGCCTTACCTTGCCGGGCCCTATCAGGAAGGCGCCGCCCGGATGTACGTCTCCCGTGGTATCGGAACCGTCGGCGTCCCCATGCGCATCAATTGCCCTCCGGAACTTACCCGCATCGTGCTGAAACCTGCGTGA
- a CDS encoding PASTA domain-containing protein — MTPTIASLAQWFRTPARKNFLTGVGILFAVFILVNYIVLPLYVNHAGRISVPSVVGMSKDSALMVIENAGLRVVDAETRPDPTYPPGVVVQQNPLGNAVVKEGRRVYLTLSGGEIQVVVPSLRGRSLRDARFALERFGLKLGGIGYDTSDTFPENTIIAQSIAPDTRVARGTSVGIAVSQGRSAGDLHVPLVIGKTLGEATKLIEEARLKVGTISYQASFDLVPNTIVDQFPRAGEVPAPGQGVDLFVVKAGRPTEEFAPPTN; from the coding sequence ATGACACCGACCATCGCATCGCTCGCCCAGTGGTTCCGCACCCCGGCACGGAAGAACTTTCTGACCGGCGTGGGGATCCTCTTTGCCGTTTTCATCCTGGTGAATTACATCGTGTTACCCCTGTATGTCAATCATGCCGGACGCATTTCCGTCCCATCCGTCGTCGGGATGTCCAAGGATTCTGCGCTGATGGTGATCGAGAATGCAGGGCTCCGCGTCGTGGATGCCGAGACCCGGCCCGACCCGACATATCCGCCTGGTGTCGTCGTACAACAGAACCCTCTTGGAAATGCTGTCGTCAAAGAGGGGCGGCGCGTCTATCTCACGTTGAGCGGAGGGGAAATTCAGGTCGTGGTGCCTTCGCTCCGTGGCCGTTCACTGCGCGATGCCCGTTTTGCCCTCGAGCGATTCGGATTGAAACTCGGCGGGATCGGATACGACACATCAGACACCTTTCCGGAGAACACGATCATTGCCCAGTCGATCGCGCCGGATACACGCGTCGCGCGAGGGACGTCGGTCGGCATCGCGGTGAGTCAGGGCCGGAGCGCCGGCGACCTCCATGTTCCGCTGGTGATCGGCAAGACCCTTGGCGAGGCGACCAAGCTGATAGAAGAGGCGCGCCTGAAGGTAGGCACGATATCATACCAGGCGAGTTTCGACCTTGTACCGAATACCATTGTCGATCAGTTCCCGCGGGCCGGGGAAGTGCCGGCGCCCGGACAGGGGGTGGACCTGTTCGTGGTGAAGGCCGGCCGCCCCACAGAAGAATTCGCACCACCGACGAATTGA